GCGAACCATCCGCAGCGTTCGCTGCTGCTCCGCGCTTTGACCGGCAACGACGTGGAGCTGACCCTCACGGTGCGCGAGGCTCGACCGGGCGACCGCTATCTCCTCTGTTCGGATGGGCTGTCCGGCCCGGTGAGCGATGAGACGCTCGACGAGGCCATGCGCATCTCGGACCCGCAGGCCTGCGCGGACCGGATGATCGAGCTGGCGCTCAAGGGCGGCGGGCCCGACAACGTGACCTGCATCGTCGCCGATGTGGTCGACGTCGAGTTCGGCGAGAACGCCCCGATCGTCGGTGGCGCGGCCGGTGACGGCTCCGAGGAGCCACCGCCGCCGGATTCGGCTGCGGCGCGTGCTTCGGCCACGACTCTTCCTCGGCCGCCGAGGAAGGAAGCCGAGCCGGAGCCCACCAAGAAGAAGCGCAAGGGCCTTCGGACCGCGCTCGTCCTGTTCGCCGTCCTGGTACTGCTCGGCGTCGGTGGCTATTTCGGCTACAGCGTCGTGATGGGCCAGTACTTCGTCGGCGCCAACGATGACGACGAGGTCGCCGTCTTCCAAGGCGTTCGCGGCACGGTGGTGGGTATCCCGTTGCACCGCCAGGTCGAGGATTCCTGTGGTGGCGCCGGGGAGGACTGCGAGCGCATCCAGATCGGTGATCTGCGGCCTGCGTACCAGGGCACGGTTCGAGACGGCATCGTGAACCAGGGCGATCTGAACGACGCCAGGGAGACGATCGACCAGCTTCGCACCGAGCAACTGCTGCCGCCCTGCACCGAGGAACAGCCCGCTTCCAACGGCGACAACGAGCCCGCCGACAACGACGACTCCGCGAACAGCGCCGGGGACACCGAGGAAGCCGAGGGCGACCAGCGCACTCCCGAGGACGAACAGACTCGCCCAACGCCTCCTTCGGAGGGGCCCTCCGGCTTGGTCGGCCAGGACGACGAACGTTCCGACACTCGTGAGCAGGACGCGAAGGACGAGACCACCGGAGGCAGCGCCGCACGTCACGTGCAGGAGCCTGGAGTCGATTGCCGGACGGTCGGCTGATGTCCAGCCCGGTCGACGCCACGTCGAATCCGGGGCAGGCGGCAACGCCGTCGCCCCCTGCCGTGCCCACTCGGCGAAACACCGAGCTGTTGATGCTCGCGTTCGCCGCCATTCTCGTCACGATCGCCAACGTCCTGGTCGAGGCGAACCAGGAACAGGAGTTGTCCACTCAGCTGCTGTACAACGGCGCGGCCTTCCTCGCGCTGTTCGGCATCGCGCACCTGGCGGTGCGCAAGTGGGCGCCCTATGCGGATCCGCTGATCCTGCCGTTCGCCGCGCTGCTCAACGGCGTCGGGCTGATCGCGATCTACCGAATCGATCTCGCCGACGCGGCCGCCGACCCGGATCACGGATACCTGGTGAACCGGCAGATCGGCTGGATGGTCATCAGCGTCGTGCTGTTCGTCCTGATCCTGGCCTTCGTCAAGGATCATCGGCTGCTGGCCCGCTTCGGCTATACCTGTGGCTTCGTCGGGCTCATCGCGCTGGCGCTGCCCGGTTTCCTGCCCGCGAGCATGTCCAGCGCGGGTGGAGCGAAGATCTGGATCCGTATCGGCGGGGCGGGTATTCAGCCGGGTGAGTTCGCCAAGATCCTGTTGATGATCTTCTTCGCGTCCTTCCTGGTCTCCAAGCGCGACCTGTTCACCGTGGCGGGTAGGCGTTTCCTGGGTATGGACTTCCCGAGGATGCGCGACATGGCCCCGATGCTGCTGGCCTGGGCCGCCTCGGTCGGCGTGCTCGTCTTCGAGCGCGACCTCGGCACCTCGCTGCTGTTCTTCGGCCTGGTGCTGGTCATGATCTACGTGGCCACCGAACGGGTGTCATGGGTGGTCATCGGACTCAGCCTGTTCGCGATCGGCTGTGTCATCGCCTATCCGCTCTTCAATCACCTCCGGGTCCGAGTCCTGAACTGGATGGACCCACTCGGCAGGCTCGATGCGACCGACGGCGACAGCTTCCAGCTAGTTCAGTCGTTGTTCGGCCTCGGTACGGGCGGCATCTTCGGCACCGGACTGGGCAGCGGACGACCGACGCTCATCCCTGCGGCCGAGACCGACTTCATCATCTCCGCGATCGGCGAGGAGATCGGTTTCGTCGGAGTCGCCGCCGTCCTGTTGCTGTACCTACTGCTGGTGATGCGTGGCCTGCGTACCGCGCTGGCCGTCCGAGACAGCTTCGGCAAGCTGCTCGCCAGCGGTCTGGCGTTCATCATCGGTCTGCAGGTGTTCATCGTCGTCGGCGGTGCCACCCGGCTGATTCCGTCTACCGGTATCACCGCCCCGTTCCTGTCCTACGGTGGCTCGTCGCTGCTGGCGAACTACATTCTGGTCGCACTGTTGCTGCTCATCTCTCATGCAGCACGCAAGCCGCAGCCCCCGTCGAAACCCCGGCCGCAGCAGGCTCCGCTGGCTGAGGCACACACGGAGATGGTGGCCCGACCGACATGAACACACCGATCCGTCGAGTCGCCCTGACCGTCATGCTGCTGATCGTGGCGCTGATGGTGAACCTGACCTATATCCAGGTGATCTGGTCGGACGAGCTTCGGGCGCATCCCAGGAACAGCCGCACCCTCAACGAGGAACTGGCGCGGCAGCGGGGCGACATCATCGTGGGCAACGAGGCGGTCGCCACGGTCGAGGAGACCGGCGACAACCTCTACCCGTACGAGCGGGTCTATCCGGATGGCCCGGTCTACGCGCCGATCACCGGTTACTACTCACCGATTGGTCGCACCGGCTTGGAGCGCGCCGAGGACCCGGTACTCAACGGATCGGACGACCGGCTGTTCGTCCGGAGACTCTCCGACCTGATCACCGGTCGGGACGCCCGAGGCGGCATGGTCGAGCTCACCATCGATCGGCGGATGCAGGAGACCGCCTATCAGATGATGACGGACCGAGGCCTCACCGGCGCGGTAGTGGCATTGGAGCCGAGTACCGGTCGAATCCTGTCCTTGGTGTCCACGCCGACCTTCGATCCGAATGAACTCTCCACTTTGGATTCCGAAGCACGCGCTGCGGCGACCGAGGAACTGGAAGCCGACGAGAATCGCCCGTTGCACAACCGGGCGATCTCCGAGACCCAGCCGCCTGGCTCGACGTTCAAGCTGCTCGTGGCGGCCGCCGCGTTGGATAACGGCTATTCCAACGACAGCGAGGTCAACGCCGCGCCCTCCGTCCAGCTGCCCGGCAGTAGCGTCAGCCTGCCCAATTACAACAACAATCCGTGCGGGAATGGACAGCGCGCGACACTCCTTCAGGCGATGGAGGAGTCCTGCAACGTTCCCTTCGGTGAGATCGCGGGGGAACTCGGTCCCGAGGTACTTCAAGAGCAGGCTGAAGCGCTAGGCTTCAGCGACCCAGACCTCGAGATTCCGCTTTCGGTTGCGTCCTCCGAACTCGGTGAGATGGCGGACTCCGCAGCGGTCTACCAAAGCGGAATCGGCCAGCGCGATGTCCGGGTCACCCCATTGCAGAACGCGATGATGGTTGCGACTATCGCAAACGAGGGCAGCCGGATGGAGCCGCACGTCGTCTCGCGGATTCTCACTCCCGAGCTCGATCTCCTCGACGAGATCAACCCGGATGAAGCTGAGCAAGCGTTCTCGCCTCAGGTCGCACAGGACCTGACCGAGATGATGATCGCCTCCGAGCAACACACCGGCGGCGAGGGACAGATCCCCGGCGTGACGATCGCGTCGAAGACCGGTACCGCCCAGTGGGGCGTCGACCCCTCAGAGACCAACCCGCACGCCTGGTATGTCGCCTTCGCACCTGCCGAGGACCCGCAGGTCGCCGTGGCCGTACTCGTCGAAGCAGGCGGCGATATCGGCGCGGGTGCCACCGGCGGTCGAGTCGCCGCACCGATCGGCCGGGCGGTGCTCGGTGCCGGGCTCGGAGGTGGCTGAGCCGTGCTCACCTCCGGGCAGCTGCTCGCGGACCGCTACCGACTCGGTACGCGGATCGCGGTCGGCGGCATGGGCGAGGTCTGGGAGGCGGCTGACACGCGCCTCGATCGCAAGGTCGCGGTCAAGGTCCTCAAACCGGAGCTCTGCGGCAATGCCGAGTTCCTGCACCGGTTCCGCACCGAGGCCCGCACCACCGCATCACTGAACCACCCGAATATCGCGGCGATCCACGATTACGGCGAGACCGCTGCGGTACCGGATGGCCCGGAGGACACCGCCTACCTCGTGATGGAGTTGGTCGAGGGCGACCCGTTGGCCGCTATCCTGGCCACCCAGGGCAGGCTTAACGCCGACCGCGCGCTCGACATGCTCGAACAGGCGGGCCAGGCACTTCAGGCCGCGCACGAACGCGGTTACGTCCACCGCGACGTCAAGCCCGGCAACATCATGGTGACCCCGAACGGCAAGGTGAAGCTCACCGACTTCGGGATCGCCAAGGCGGCCGATGCAGCGCCGGTGACCCGATCCGGCATGGTGATGGGCACCGCGCACTACATCGCGCCGGAACAGGCATTGGGCGGCGAGGCCGAACCCGCCAGCGATGTCTACTCCTTGGCCGTCGTCGGTTACGAATGCCTGATGGGGCACCGTCCCTTCGTGTCCGACAACGCGGTGACGGTCGCCATGATGCACATCAGGGAGAACGTCCCGCCGCTCCCGCCGGATGTGCCGATCGGTGCGCGGACCCTCATCGAGAACACCCTGGTCAAGGATCCGAGGCGGCGTTACCGCACCGGAGGCGAGTTCGCGGCGGCCGTGTCCGCGGTACGCGCGGGTCATCCGTTGCCTGCGCCCTCGGGTCTGGCGATGCTGTCCAACGGACCGATCACCGGCAACATCCCCCGCGTTCCGCCGGGGGGCAACATGATGATGCCTGCGGCTCCCGTGCAGAACATGCCACCGGCACCGCCCGCCCATGGTCCGGCCCCGATGGGTCATCACCCGGGCGGCGGTTACCACCCCGGGATGCAGCAGCCACCGCGTCGTCGAAGCAACGCCGCCGCATGGACGGTCGTCTCGCTGCTGGTCGTCATACTCATCGGCTTGGCCGTGTGGGGTATCTCCACGGTTCTGCAGGAAGGGCAGGGGCGCGCGGAAAGCCCCGGTTCCGGCACCGATCTCGAGGAAGATTCGGGTCCTTCGGTTTCCGACGAAGATGTCTTACCCTCATTCCCCGAGCCCGATGAACAGCCACCGCCTGGTCAGAGCGAGAATTCTGCTCTCGTCGAACTCGCCGAGACCGAGTTTCAGAACAAACCGTCCGAGGTAGTGGCGGAACGGCTCGAAGAGCTCGGAATGCGCCCAACGGTGGTGGGAATCGACGACGATCCGGTGGAACTCGCGAGAATGTGCCTGGTGACAGGCATAGAACCGAGTGGTCTGCAGCCAGTGAACACTGAGATCGTTGTTCGGTGTACCACAGGGGGTGCTTGATCCGATGTATCACCACGAGGACATGCTTATGCAGACTCGGCATCGGACCGGGCGAACCGGCATGATGAGACGACCGTTAACGAGGATCGGGACGACGCAGTAATGGGCACGCAGCGACTGCTCTCCAACCGCTATGAACTGGGTGACACACTCGGTTATGGCGGCATGTCCGAGGTCCACATGGGCAGGGACGTTCGACTCAGCCGCGATGTGGCCGTGAAGGTGCTACGCGCCGACCTCGCACGGGATCCCACGTTCCAGCTGCGCTTCCGCAGAGAAGCGCAGAACGCCGCAGCGTTGAATCATCCCGCCATCGTCGCCGTCTACGACACCGGCGAGACGGAGACCGAGCACGGTCCGCTGCCCTACATCGTCATGGAGTACGTCGACGGTCGGACGCTGCGCGACATGGTGAAGGGCGATGGCCCACTCACCGGTCGTCGGGCGATGGAGGTCATGGCCGACGCGAGTGCGGCCCTGGACTTCAGCCACCGACACGGCATCATCCACCGCGATGTGAAGCCCGCCAACATCATGATCACCAAGTCCGGCGCCGTGAAGGTGATGGACTTCGGTATCGCGCGGGCACTGCACGATGGCCAAGCCGCCGTCACCCAGACCGCAGCCGTGATCGGCACCGCGCAGTACCTGTCGCCGGAGCAGGCCAGGGGCGAGGCGGTCGACGCCCGAAGCGACGTCTACGCGGCGGGCTGTGTGCTCTTCGAGCTGTTGACCGGCGAGCCGCCGTTCACCGGTGATTCGCCGGTTGCGGTCGCCTATCAGCATGTCCGGGAGGATCCCCGGCGGCCGTCCGAGGTCAACGACCAGATCACGCCCGAGCTCGACGCGATCATCCTCAAGGCGATGAGCAAGAACCCCGCCAACCGGTACCAGTCGGCGGCGGAGATGCGCGCCGACCTGGTGCGGGTGCTGTCGGGGCAGCGGCCGAACGCGCCGATGGTGATGACCGACGAGGAACGCACCACCATGATGGGCTCCGAGGACGCCCCGCAGCCCGGCAGGCGGCGACGTCCGCCGCCGCCCCCCGTCGACGACGACTACGACGAACTCGCCGATGAGGAGGAGGAACGGCGCGCCCGACGCCGGAAGGGCTGGGTCGCCGCGCTGATCACGGCGCTGTGTGTCGGCATCATCGCGTTGGCCGCCGTCCTGACCATCAACGGATTCAACTCGGGCGAGGACGACGCCCCGACCACACCGACCGTCTCGGTACCCGACCTCACCGGAATGACCGAGCGGGAGGCCAGGGACGCCCTGGACGCTGCCAATCTCCGGATCGATATCGGTGAGCCCGTGGAATCCACCGCAGAGGAGGCAGGCACGGTCATGTCCACCGACCCGGCGCCTGACGCGGAGGTCGAAGAGGACTCCACCGTGCAGGTCATTCTCGGTGCAGGCCCGGGTACTGCAACGGTGCCGGATCTCACCGGGATGTCGGCGAGTGAGGCAGGGGACGCCCTGGGCGAGGTGGGGCTGCGGCTCTCCGAGGAATACCAGTACGAGGAGACCGAGGACGAGAACCTCGTCGGGGCGGTCATGGGACAGAACCCGCCGCCGGACCAAGAGGTCGACGGCGGTTCGCGCGTGCAGATCACCCTCGGCGAGGCCATCGAGCAGGTCAACGTCATCAATGCGGTCGGGCAACAGGTCGACACGGCCAGGTCGAACCTGGAGAGCCTGGGATTGACCGTCGACGTGCAGACCACCAGCAGCGCGGAGGAGGAGGGCGAGGTCCTCTCCCAGAGCATCCCGCCGAACACCCCGGTCGACCGGGGTTCGACCATCACCCTCCAGGTGTCGCTCGGCGATCAGCTCGAGATGCCCGATCTGACCGGGATGACCGCAGATGAGGCATTGGAGGCGCTCCAGCAACTCGGGTGGGACGG
This Actinoalloteichus hymeniacidonis DNA region includes the following protein-coding sequences:
- a CDS encoding peptidoglycan D,D-transpeptidase FtsI family protein; its protein translation is MNTPIRRVALTVMLLIVALMVNLTYIQVIWSDELRAHPRNSRTLNEELARQRGDIIVGNEAVATVEETGDNLYPYERVYPDGPVYAPITGYYSPIGRTGLERAEDPVLNGSDDRLFVRRLSDLITGRDARGGMVELTIDRRMQETAYQMMTDRGLTGAVVALEPSTGRILSLVSTPTFDPNELSTLDSEARAAATEELEADENRPLHNRAISETQPPGSTFKLLVAAAALDNGYSNDSEVNAAPSVQLPGSSVSLPNYNNNPCGNGQRATLLQAMEESCNVPFGEIAGELGPEVLQEQAEALGFSDPDLEIPLSVASSELGEMADSAAVYQSGIGQRDVRVTPLQNAMMVATIANEGSRMEPHVVSRILTPELDLLDEINPDEAEQAFSPQVAQDLTEMMIASEQHTGGEGQIPGVTIASKTGTAQWGVDPSETNPHAWYVAFAPAEDPQVAVAVLVEAGGDIGAGATGGRVAAPIGRAVLGAGLGGG
- a CDS encoding FtsW/RodA/SpoVE family cell cycle protein; this encodes MSSPVDATSNPGQAATPSPPAVPTRRNTELLMLAFAAILVTIANVLVEANQEQELSTQLLYNGAAFLALFGIAHLAVRKWAPYADPLILPFAALLNGVGLIAIYRIDLADAAADPDHGYLVNRQIGWMVISVVLFVLILAFVKDHRLLARFGYTCGFVGLIALALPGFLPASMSSAGGAKIWIRIGGAGIQPGEFAKILLMIFFASFLVSKRDLFTVAGRRFLGMDFPRMRDMAPMLLAWAASVGVLVFERDLGTSLLFFGLVLVMIYVATERVSWVVIGLSLFAIGCVIAYPLFNHLRVRVLNWMDPLGRLDATDGDSFQLVQSLFGLGTGGIFGTGLGSGRPTLIPAAETDFIISAIGEEIGFVGVAAVLLLYLLLVMRGLRTALAVRDSFGKLLASGLAFIIGLQVFIVVGGATRLIPSTGITAPFLSYGGSSLLANYILVALLLLISHAARKPQPPSKPRPQQAPLAEAHTEMVARPT
- a CDS encoding PP2C family protein-serine/threonine phosphatase, coding for MTLVLRYAARSDRGLVRSNNQDSVYAGPRLLALADGMGGHAAGEVASKVVIAALAPLDDDEPGDDLLGRLREAVSNGNGMLNELVAGDPDLDGMGTTLTAVLFAGSRLGLVHVGDSRAYLLRDGRFAQITHDDTFVQSLIDEGRISEEDAANHPQRSLLLRALTGNDVELTLTVREARPGDRYLLCSDGLSGPVSDETLDEAMRISDPQACADRMIELALKGGGPDNVTCIVADVVDVEFGENAPIVGGAAGDGSEEPPPPDSAAARASATTLPRPPRKEAEPEPTKKKRKGLRTALVLFAVLVLLGVGGYFGYSVVMGQYFVGANDDDEVAVFQGVRGTVVGIPLHRQVEDSCGGAGEDCERIQIGDLRPAYQGTVRDGIVNQGDLNDARETIDQLRTEQLLPPCTEEQPASNGDNEPADNDDSANSAGDTEEAEGDQRTPEDEQTRPTPPSEGPSGLVGQDDERSDTREQDAKDETTGGSAARHVQEPGVDCRTVG
- the pknB gene encoding Stk1 family PASTA domain-containing Ser/Thr kinase, encoding MGTQRLLSNRYELGDTLGYGGMSEVHMGRDVRLSRDVAVKVLRADLARDPTFQLRFRREAQNAAALNHPAIVAVYDTGETETEHGPLPYIVMEYVDGRTLRDMVKGDGPLTGRRAMEVMADASAALDFSHRHGIIHRDVKPANIMITKSGAVKVMDFGIARALHDGQAAVTQTAAVIGTAQYLSPEQARGEAVDARSDVYAAGCVLFELLTGEPPFTGDSPVAVAYQHVREDPRRPSEVNDQITPELDAIILKAMSKNPANRYQSAAEMRADLVRVLSGQRPNAPMVMTDEERTTMMGSEDAPQPGRRRRPPPPPVDDDYDELADEEEERRARRRKGWVAALITALCVGIIALAAVLTINGFNSGEDDAPTTPTVSVPDLTGMTEREARDALDAANLRIDIGEPVESTAEEAGTVMSTDPAPDAEVEEDSTVQVILGAGPGTATVPDLTGMSASEAGDALGEVGLRLSEEYQYEETEDENLVGAVMGQNPPPDQEVDGGSRVQITLGEAIEQVNVINAVGQQVDTARSNLESLGLTVDVQTTSSAEEEGEVLSQSIPPNTPVDRGSTITLQVSLGDQLEMPDLTGMTADEALEALQQLGWDGELVEQGVMVDDISQLDRVVSQSFDPGNPLRNDESVIIGIGKLTGGDDDGGGDDDGGGGGFLNPP
- a CDS encoding protein kinase domain-containing protein yields the protein MLTSGQLLADRYRLGTRIAVGGMGEVWEAADTRLDRKVAVKVLKPELCGNAEFLHRFRTEARTTASLNHPNIAAIHDYGETAAVPDGPEDTAYLVMELVEGDPLAAILATQGRLNADRALDMLEQAGQALQAAHERGYVHRDVKPGNIMVTPNGKVKLTDFGIAKAADAAPVTRSGMVMGTAHYIAPEQALGGEAEPASDVYSLAVVGYECLMGHRPFVSDNAVTVAMMHIRENVPPLPPDVPIGARTLIENTLVKDPRRRYRTGGEFAAAVSAVRAGHPLPAPSGLAMLSNGPITGNIPRVPPGGNMMMPAAPVQNMPPAPPAHGPAPMGHHPGGGYHPGMQQPPRRRSNAAAWTVVSLLVVILIGLAVWGISTVLQEGQGRAESPGSGTDLEEDSGPSVSDEDVLPSFPEPDEQPPPGQSENSALVELAETEFQNKPSEVVAERLEELGMRPTVVGIDDDPVELARMCLVTGIEPSGLQPVNTEIVVRCTTGGA